From one Verrucomicrobiota bacterium genomic stretch:
- the rseP gene encoding RIP metalloprotease RseP, whose translation MLAQILTYLYVIAAVVLLFGAAVFVHEFGHYWVARKRGLKVEAFAIGFGPKIFGWTKDGIEYSWRWIPAGGYVKLPQMITSEAIEGTHQGEPLPPASPWSKILVAFAGPLMNVVFAFAIGTFIYFVGLPVPVNPSIIGYVKTDSPEGKLGIQAGDAIVEVDGKPTRSWEDVYQITALARTNVLKVVLDRAGTRSTYNLETRENTPLPLKVLNLNPQDHPVIFKVEPDGPADKAGLKTQDKFMSFAGIPVHSQEQLVDLIRKRGGEPSEVVVERNAQSLTLNVTPMFDPQTKRGRIGVGLSSGSIRYEVQKPGPTPWAQVKETLDLMYNTFSALVHSEQTGVGAKDLSGPVGILTIMAAHVKTDYRLALKFLVLLNINLAILNLLPIPVLDGGHIVMSVIEKIRQRPLSIKFVEYTTTACALALISFMLYVTFHDFRRFSLFKSFFQRETQIEQTPPPSPIPAPAPAPR comes from the coding sequence ATGCTCGCTCAAATACTGACCTATCTGTACGTCATCGCGGCCGTTGTTCTCCTGTTCGGCGCCGCCGTCTTCGTCCACGAATTCGGCCACTACTGGGTGGCCCGCAAACGGGGCCTCAAAGTCGAGGCCTTCGCGATCGGATTTGGTCCCAAGATCTTCGGATGGACCAAGGATGGCATTGAATACTCCTGGCGTTGGATCCCTGCGGGAGGTTACGTCAAACTCCCTCAGATGATCACCTCGGAGGCCATCGAGGGGACGCACCAAGGCGAACCCCTTCCCCCCGCCTCTCCGTGGTCCAAAATCCTCGTGGCGTTCGCCGGTCCCCTGATGAACGTGGTCTTCGCCTTCGCCATCGGCACCTTCATTTACTTCGTCGGACTCCCGGTTCCCGTCAACCCCTCCATCATCGGCTATGTGAAAACGGACAGCCCGGAGGGCAAACTCGGCATCCAAGCCGGCGATGCCATCGTCGAGGTGGACGGCAAACCCACGCGCTCCTGGGAGGACGTTTACCAAATCACGGCTCTCGCCCGAACGAATGTGCTCAAAGTCGTTCTCGATCGCGCGGGCACTCGCTCGACCTACAACCTCGAAACACGCGAAAACACGCCCCTCCCGCTCAAGGTCCTCAACCTGAATCCCCAAGACCATCCCGTCATCTTCAAAGTCGAACCGGACGGACCCGCCGACAAGGCCGGCCTCAAAACGCAGGACAAATTCATGTCCTTCGCCGGCATTCCGGTCCACAGCCAGGAACAATTGGTGGACCTCATCCGGAAGCGCGGCGGTGAACCCAGCGAGGTCGTCGTGGAACGAAACGCCCAATCGCTTACCCTCAACGTGACCCCGATGTTCGATCCCCAAACCAAACGCGGACGCATCGGCGTCGGCCTTTCCTCGGGCTCCATTCGATACGAGGTCCAAAAGCCGGGTCCAACGCCCTGGGCACAAGTCAAAGAGACGCTGGACCTCATGTACAACACGTTTAGCGCGCTGGTGCATTCGGAACAAACGGGAGTCGGGGCCAAGGACCTGAGCGGTCCCGTCGGAATCCTCACCATCATGGCCGCTCACGTCAAAACCGATTACCGGCTGGCCCTCAAGTTCCTCGTCCTCCTCAACATCAATCTCGCGATTCTCAATCTCCTCCCCATTCCCGTGCTGGACGGCGGCCACATCGTCATGTCGGTCATCGAAAAAATCCGTCAGCGCCCGCTCAGCATCAAATTTGTCGAATACACCACCACCGCCTGCGCGCTGGCGCTGATCTCCTTCATGCTCTACGTGACCTTCCACGACTTCCGCCGCTTCTCCCTCTTCAAATCCTTCTTCCAACGCGAAACTCAAATCGAGCAAACCCCACCCCCCTCCCCCATTCCCGCTCCTGCTCCCGCCCCACGATAA
- the ispG gene encoding (E)-4-hydroxy-3-methylbut-2-enyl-diphosphate synthase — protein sequence MNFCSSLFRYQRRPTREVVVGDPNRGGVVIGGHHPVVKQSMLTCDTMDTASCISQTLDLVAVGCQIVRITAPTVKDAANLEVITRELRARDCFVPLVADIHFKPEAALEAARWVEKVRINPGNYADSKKFAIKEYSEQQYQAELARIDERFTPLVLLCKQLGRAMRIGTNHGSLSDRIMNRFGDSALGMVESALEFAHIARRHDFHNFVFSMKSSNPKVMIQCYRLLVARLHALGPDWNYPIHLGVTEAGDGEDARIKSAIGIGSLLCDGVGDTIRVSLTEDSPNEIPVCNSLLAQVSKLTQTQADFSASLVPFQPFEYSRRDTPEIELNETVRCGGQQTIRVVVTQAVFDQLAPKIRPRDDVRPEAVYEELQVQEVDPTEDFTTACDAQLITVRDGVALPTLAAFRLLAAKLRQLGFRNPILLKDCLHFESTPPPPDVALLRASVNLGSLLADGIGDAILVRGECGAGQSLRLAFNILQAAGCRSFKTDYVACPSCGRTLFNLQTVTARIKSRTDHLKGVKIAIMGCIVNGPGEMADADFGYVGGAPGKINLYVGKKPVKFNIPETEAVDRLVDLIREHGKWVEPDLVPALAPES from the coding sequence ATGAACTTTTGTTCATCCCTCTTCCGCTACCAACGACGCCCGACACGCGAAGTCGTCGTGGGCGACCCGAATCGTGGCGGTGTGGTCATCGGCGGACACCACCCCGTGGTCAAACAGTCCATGCTCACCTGCGACACCATGGACACCGCCTCCTGCATCAGCCAAACCCTCGATCTCGTCGCCGTCGGCTGCCAAATCGTCCGCATCACCGCTCCCACGGTGAAAGACGCCGCCAACCTCGAAGTCATCACCCGCGAACTCCGCGCCCGCGATTGTTTCGTTCCCCTCGTGGCGGACATTCACTTCAAACCCGAAGCCGCCCTCGAGGCCGCCCGCTGGGTCGAAAAGGTCCGGATCAATCCCGGCAACTACGCCGATTCGAAGAAATTCGCCATCAAAGAATACAGCGAGCAACAGTACCAGGCCGAACTGGCCCGCATCGACGAACGTTTCACACCGCTCGTCCTGCTCTGCAAACAACTCGGTCGCGCCATGCGCATCGGGACCAACCACGGTTCCCTCAGCGACCGGATCATGAATCGATTCGGCGATTCCGCCCTGGGCATGGTCGAAAGTGCCCTCGAGTTCGCCCACATCGCCCGCCGGCATGACTTCCACAACTTCGTGTTCTCCATGAAGTCAAGCAACCCCAAGGTCATGATCCAATGCTACCGGCTGCTCGTCGCCCGCCTCCATGCCCTCGGACCGGATTGGAACTACCCCATCCATCTCGGCGTCACGGAAGCCGGGGACGGAGAAGACGCCCGCATCAAGAGCGCCATCGGGATCGGCTCGCTCCTCTGCGACGGCGTCGGCGACACGATTCGCGTCTCCTTGACCGAGGATTCGCCCAACGAGATTCCCGTTTGCAACTCCCTCCTGGCGCAAGTCTCGAAGCTCACCCAAACCCAGGCCGACTTTTCCGCTTCACTCGTCCCTTTCCAGCCTTTCGAGTATTCACGCCGCGACACTCCTGAAATTGAGCTGAACGAAACCGTCCGCTGCGGCGGCCAGCAAACCATACGCGTCGTCGTCACCCAAGCCGTGTTCGATCAATTGGCTCCGAAAATCCGACCGCGCGATGATGTGCGCCCGGAAGCCGTTTATGAAGAACTCCAAGTTCAGGAGGTCGACCCCACCGAAGACTTTACCACGGCTTGCGACGCACAACTCATCACCGTCCGTGACGGCGTCGCCCTGCCCACCCTCGCCGCCTTCCGCCTCTTGGCCGCGAAACTCCGCCAACTGGGGTTCCGTAATCCCATCCTTCTCAAAGATTGCCTCCATTTTGAATCGACGCCCCCCCCACCCGATGTCGCCCTCCTGCGCGCCTCGGTCAACCTAGGCTCCCTGCTCGCCGACGGGATCGGCGACGCCATCCTCGTTCGCGGCGAATGCGGTGCCGGACAATCCCTCCGTCTCGCGTTCAACATCCTCCAGGCCGCCGGTTGCCGTTCCTTCAAAACCGATTACGTCGCCTGTCCCTCCTGCGGACGCACCCTTTTCAATCTCCAAACGGTCACCGCACGGATCAAGTCCCGCACGGACCACCTCAAGGGGGTCAAAATCGCCATCATGGGATGTATCGTCAACGGCCCCGGAGAAATGGCCGACGCCGATTTCGGATACGTCGGGGGCGCTCCCGGCAAAATCAATCTCTACGTCGGAAAAAAGCCGGTGAAATTCAACATCCCGGAAACCGAAGCCGTGGATCGGCTGGTGGATCTCATCCGGGAACACGGTAAATGGGTGGAACCAGACCTCGTGCCCGCCCTTGCCCCGGAGTCCTGA
- a CDS encoding DUF2088 domain-containing protein encodes MAATGRMAEAGLDEGQTRDIVSAACRGGDWRGKRVLLIIPDGTRTAPVGMLFKAIHAELRTEVAGLDVLVALGTHQPMSEEAICGRLEISVEERRGPYGAVRFFNHAWDDEAALWTLGTISAAEIHRLSEGRFAMDVPVRVNKMLFDYDQVVIVGPVFPHEVVGFSGGNKYLFPGVAGPEVLNFFHWLGAVISTPKIIGNKWTPVRRVIDHAGSMVNVPKLCFCLVVGAKGELSGLYAGTPEEAWSAAADLSALLHITLKPRPFKTILACAPAMYDEIWTGGKCMYKLEPVLADGGELIIYAPHIREVSFTHGRVIEQVGYHCRDYFLKQWERFQSFPWGVLAHSIHVYGLGTFENGVETPRARVTLATAISEAKCRSINLGYRDPATIQAETFAHREDEGVLWVPKAGERLFRLEHPPAWAMV; translated from the coding sequence ATGGCGGCAACAGGAAGGATGGCGGAGGCAGGGTTGGACGAGGGGCAGACGCGCGACATTGTTTCGGCCGCATGCCGGGGCGGGGATTGGCGGGGGAAGCGCGTGTTATTGATCATTCCCGACGGAACGCGGACCGCGCCGGTGGGGATGTTGTTTAAAGCGATCCATGCTGAATTGCGGACTGAGGTGGCGGGATTGGACGTGCTGGTGGCGCTGGGCACCCACCAACCGATGAGCGAGGAAGCGATTTGCGGTCGGCTTGAGATTTCCGTGGAAGAACGGAGGGGTCCCTATGGGGCGGTACGGTTTTTTAACCATGCCTGGGACGATGAGGCGGCATTGTGGACCCTCGGGACGATTTCCGCGGCGGAGATTCACCGGTTGTCGGAGGGCCGTTTTGCGATGGACGTGCCGGTGCGGGTGAACAAGATGCTCTTCGATTACGATCAGGTGGTGATCGTGGGGCCGGTGTTTCCGCACGAGGTCGTGGGATTCTCGGGAGGGAACAAATATTTATTTCCGGGAGTGGCCGGGCCCGAAGTGTTGAATTTCTTTCATTGGCTGGGGGCGGTGATCAGCACGCCGAAGATCATTGGGAACAAGTGGACTCCGGTGCGGCGCGTGATCGATCACGCGGGGTCGATGGTGAACGTTCCCAAGCTTTGTTTTTGCCTTGTGGTTGGGGCGAAAGGGGAGTTGTCGGGCTTGTACGCCGGCACGCCGGAGGAAGCGTGGTCGGCCGCGGCGGATTTATCGGCCCTTTTGCACATCACGCTGAAGCCGCGTCCGTTCAAGACCATTTTGGCCTGCGCGCCTGCGATGTATGACGAGATTTGGACGGGTGGCAAGTGCATGTACAAGCTGGAGCCGGTGCTGGCGGATGGCGGGGAGTTGATCATTTACGCGCCGCACATTCGCGAAGTGAGCTTCACGCACGGGCGGGTGATCGAGCAGGTGGGGTATCATTGCCGGGACTATTTTTTGAAGCAATGGGAGCGATTTCAGTCGTTCCCGTGGGGAGTTTTGGCGCACTCGATTCATGTTTATGGGCTCGGCACTTTTGAGAACGGGGTGGAGACACCACGGGCGCGTGTCACGCTGGCGACCGCGATCTCGGAGGCCAAGTGCCGTTCCATCAATTTGGGATATCGCGATCCGGCGACGATTCAGGCTGAGACCTTTGCTCATCGCGAGGACGAGGGGGTGTTGTGGGTGCCCAAGGCTGGGGAACGGTTGTTCCGGCTCGAGCATCCACCCGCTTGGGCGATGGTGTAG
- a CDS encoding aldo/keto reductase, with translation MKTITLGKSTLHPSRLAYGCWRLGGSWEPSEISPEREAVARKAILTAFEQGFTFFDHADIYCHGHSETLFGKVLHEVSGMRDQVTLATKCGIRRKGEPNPDSPYRYDYSSEHIIQACEGSLRRLGVDTLDLFQLHRYDLLTHPEEVARAFQTLRHQGKARWFGVSNFTASQFRTLQSFLNEPLISNQVEISLIRLDHLLDGTLDLCLSEKVSPLAWSPLAAGRLASHSAIDLNSPDHAHRAQLRERLDVVAHARHTSRSVIAIAWLLAHPAGIIPIIGATTPDHIVDAAKAESLELTREEWYGLYEAGLGHRLP, from the coding sequence ATGAAAACGATCACCCTCGGAAAAAGCACCCTCCATCCAAGCCGCCTCGCCTACGGATGCTGGCGCCTCGGCGGCTCCTGGGAACCCAGCGAGATTTCCCCCGAACGCGAAGCCGTCGCCCGCAAAGCCATCCTCACCGCCTTCGAACAAGGATTCACCTTCTTCGATCACGCCGACATCTATTGCCACGGGCACTCCGAAACGCTCTTCGGCAAAGTGCTCCACGAGGTCTCCGGCATGCGCGATCAAGTAACCCTCGCCACGAAATGCGGCATCCGCCGCAAAGGCGAACCCAACCCCGACAGCCCTTACCGCTACGATTACTCCTCGGAGCACATCATCCAGGCCTGCGAGGGATCGTTGCGCCGACTGGGCGTGGACACCCTCGATCTGTTCCAACTCCACCGCTACGACCTGCTGACGCATCCCGAAGAAGTCGCGCGCGCCTTCCAAACGCTCCGTCATCAGGGCAAAGCGCGCTGGTTCGGAGTCAGCAATTTCACGGCCTCCCAGTTTCGCACCCTCCAATCCTTCCTCAACGAGCCGCTCATTTCCAACCAGGTGGAAATCAGTTTGATCCGGCTCGATCACCTGCTCGATGGCACTCTCGACCTGTGCCTTTCCGAGAAAGTTTCGCCACTGGCCTGGAGTCCTCTCGCCGCCGGACGCCTGGCCAGCCACTCCGCCATCGATCTCAACTCCCCCGATCATGCCCATCGCGCCCAACTGCGCGAACGCCTCGACGTCGTCGCCCACGCGCGCCATACCTCCCGATCAGTCATCGCCATCGCCTGGCTCCTCGCCCACCCCGCCGGCATCATTCCCATCATCGGCGCCACCACACCCGACCACATCGTGGACGCCGCCAAGGCAGAGTCGCTCGAACTCACGCGCGAGGAATGGTACGGGCTTTACGAAGCCGGCCTCGGCCATCGCCTGCCTTGA
- a CDS encoding response regulator, translating to MSVRKPKLASMSKCLSPCRARVKRGELSLEPRERTVSILKDMETPRTISIAEDDIISQQILKTFLAADGYTLEFVDEVGHIRVANQAFRLMLGWRDDQSLIGQSVIGLVARGKRDAFAREIAPLTQKDAEPVSLETVFEPPGSEPFAAEITAGYFEWDTAPSVEILVRDVTEKKRLQSQFLRMQRLQSVGTLAGGIAHDLKDSLTPILLAVHMARAAVKEGPEAVALFARQPAEVMLALIDFRMPVLDGVTTARAMRYLRQDARIILLSEVDEKEEMLMASNGLRLGRLVKPFSVEALLRKTAEGLASSV from the coding sequence ATGAGTGTGCGAAAGCCGAAACTTGCCTCGATGTCGAAGTGCCTTTCGCCTTGCCGCGCGCGAGTGAAGCGCGGAGAGTTATCGCTTGAGCCACGGGAGCGAACCGTGTCGATCTTGAAGGATATGGAAACGCCACGCACCATCTCAATCGCCGAGGACGACATCATTTCCCAGCAGATCCTGAAGACCTTTCTGGCCGCGGATGGCTACACGCTGGAGTTCGTGGACGAGGTTGGGCATATCCGGGTGGCGAACCAGGCGTTTCGCTTGATGCTGGGCTGGCGTGACGACCAGAGCCTCATCGGGCAATCGGTGATTGGGTTGGTGGCGCGAGGCAAGCGGGATGCGTTTGCCCGGGAGATTGCGCCTTTGACTCAAAAGGACGCCGAACCCGTCTCGCTCGAGACGGTGTTTGAACCGCCTGGGAGCGAGCCTTTCGCGGCGGAAATCACGGCGGGGTATTTCGAGTGGGATACCGCGCCTTCTGTCGAGATCCTGGTGCGCGACGTGACCGAGAAGAAGCGTTTGCAGAGCCAGTTCCTGCGCATGCAGCGTCTGCAGAGCGTGGGCACGCTGGCCGGCGGCATCGCCCACGATTTGAAGGACAGCCTGACGCCGATCCTGCTTGCGGTGCACATGGCGCGCGCGGCGGTGAAGGAGGGTCCGGAAGCGGTGGCGTTGTTTGCCCGGCAGCCGGCCGAGGTCATGCTGGCCCTGATTGATTTTCGCATGCCGGTGTTGGACGGCGTGACGACCGCGCGGGCGATGCGCTATTTGAGACAAGACGCGAGGATCATTTTGTTGAGCGAAGTGGATGAGAAGGAGGAAATGCTGATGGCGTCGAATGGGTTGAGGCTGGGGCGGTTGGTCAAACCGTTTTCGGTGGAGGCATTGTTGAGGAAAACGGCGGAAGGTTTGGCGAGTTCAGTATGA
- a CDS encoding MFS transporter, whose amino-acid sequence MRFLWGGKARVFVLESLNSFATSIYFLYYFFFTREHFGFGDRANLALAAWHGLIYAAFSILAGRYAQRQGYEKSLRLGFSVMGLSMLAASFSRDLAVHVAVVSVWSFGMAFTWPALEAMASTKETPLGLQRALGIYNLVWAASCSVAYFAGGALIEALGENSRFWVPALLHALQLVLLIRPVDCRPLGAGRALEGAGRELNPRPIAKAKSFLHMAWLANPFAYIAINSVLPVIPTLAERFALPPSAVGFFCSLWFFGRFAAFAILWKWTGWHYRRSWFFTAYAGLIAGFMGLLLAPNLAVAVGAQLVFGLALGLIYYSSLFYSMDAGDAHGEHGGLHEAALGVGIFAGPAAGAASLWLAPDHPDVGTWTVGGLLLVGWVALVVVWRRDRGRRVSLD is encoded by the coding sequence TTGAGGTTCCTCTGGGGCGGAAAGGCGAGGGTGTTCGTGTTGGAGAGCCTGAACTCTTTCGCGACTTCGATTTACTTTCTTTACTATTTCTTCTTCACCCGTGAGCACTTCGGGTTTGGGGACCGGGCCAATCTGGCCCTGGCGGCCTGGCACGGGTTGATTTACGCGGCGTTTTCGATTTTGGCGGGGCGTTATGCGCAGCGCCAAGGATACGAGAAGTCGCTGCGCTTGGGTTTCAGCGTCATGGGTCTTTCCATGCTGGCCGCAAGTTTCAGCCGGGATTTGGCCGTGCATGTGGCGGTCGTGTCGGTGTGGTCCTTTGGCATGGCGTTCACGTGGCCGGCCTTGGAAGCGATGGCGTCCACGAAGGAGACGCCGTTGGGATTGCAGCGGGCGCTGGGCATTTACAATCTCGTGTGGGCCGCTTCGTGTTCGGTGGCTTATTTCGCGGGGGGCGCTTTGATCGAGGCGTTGGGAGAGAACTCGCGTTTCTGGGTGCCGGCACTTTTGCACGCCCTGCAACTCGTGCTGTTGATCCGACCTGTCGACTGCCGGCCTTTGGGAGCCGGGCGAGCCCTTGAAGGGGCGGGGCGTGAGTTGAATCCGCGTCCCATCGCGAAGGCGAAGTCCTTTCTGCACATGGCCTGGCTGGCGAATCCCTTTGCCTACATCGCGATCAATTCCGTGCTGCCCGTAATTCCGACACTGGCGGAGCGCTTTGCCCTGCCGCCGTCTGCGGTGGGTTTCTTCTGTTCGCTGTGGTTTTTCGGGCGGTTCGCGGCCTTTGCGATTTTGTGGAAGTGGACCGGATGGCATTACCGGCGCTCCTGGTTTTTTACCGCCTATGCCGGATTGATCGCGGGATTTATGGGATTGTTGCTGGCTCCGAATCTGGCGGTTGCGGTGGGAGCGCAGTTGGTTTTCGGACTGGCATTGGGATTGATTTATTACTCCTCGCTTTTCTATTCGATGGATGCCGGTGATGCGCATGGGGAGCACGGCGGGTTGCACGAAGCGGCGCTGGGCGTGGGCATTTTCGCGGGTCCGGCCGCCGGGGCCGCTTCGCTCTGGCTGGCTCCAGACCATCCGGACGTGGGCACCTGGACGGTGGGGGGATTGTTGCTGGTGGGATGGGTGGCTTTGGTTGTGGTGTGGCGGCGGGACCGGGGGAGGCGGGTGAGCTTGGACTGA
- a CDS encoding SDR family oxidoreductase, whose translation MNLFSLKGEVAVVLGGTGVLGGAMAEGLALAGAHVAILGRNGDKGRERADRICEKGGDAHYFAADALKLESLSRAHAEVQKALGATTILVNAAGGNDPNATVTPERPFEQLGLAAWQANFDLNLVGGVLLPCQEFGAGMAARGRGSIINIASVSAHIPLSRVVAYSAAKAAVLSLTQFLAREWAASGVRVNSITPGFFPAEQNRKLLFHEDGSPTPRTKSIWAHTPMGRFGEARELIGAAVFLASEKASSFVTGTDLRVDGGFLAQTI comes from the coding sequence ATGAATCTTTTTAGTTTGAAAGGAGAAGTGGCGGTGGTGCTTGGAGGGACGGGGGTCCTCGGCGGTGCCATGGCCGAGGGACTGGCTTTGGCGGGTGCGCACGTGGCGATCCTGGGTCGCAATGGCGACAAGGGCCGCGAGCGTGCGGACCGGATTTGCGAGAAGGGGGGGGACGCCCATTACTTCGCGGCGGACGCCTTGAAGTTGGAGAGTTTGTCGCGGGCGCATGCCGAGGTGCAGAAGGCCTTGGGAGCCACGACCATATTGGTGAATGCGGCGGGCGGAAACGATCCGAACGCCACGGTGACGCCGGAGCGGCCTTTTGAGCAGTTGGGGTTGGCGGCGTGGCAGGCGAATTTTGATTTGAATCTGGTGGGTGGCGTGTTGCTGCCCTGCCAGGAATTTGGGGCGGGGATGGCGGCACGGGGCCGGGGTTCGATTATCAACATTGCGAGCGTTTCCGCTCACATCCCGCTGTCGCGCGTCGTGGCCTACTCGGCGGCCAAGGCGGCGGTCCTCAGCTTGACGCAGTTTCTGGCGAGGGAATGGGCGGCGTCGGGAGTGCGGGTCAACTCGATTACGCCCGGTTTTTTTCCGGCGGAGCAGAACCGCAAGCTGCTGTTTCACGAGGACGGTTCGCCGACTCCGCGGACGAAATCGATTTGGGCGCATACTCCGATGGGGCGGTTTGGCGAAGCGCGGGAATTGATCGGGGCGGCGGTTTTCCTGGCGAGCGAGAAGGCCAGCAGTTTTGTGACCGGGACCGATCTGCGCGTGGACGGAGGATTTTTGGCGCAGACCATTTAG
- a CDS encoding agmatine deiminase family protein: MPAEWSPHRSTWLTWPRPAGISFPGRYDEVPPVYAKFIRELTHGEDVNINVWDATMAQDAASRLLRLGAAIDRVHFHTFPSYEPWCRDHGPIFLNRIPSSPDTSPENQAIVDWRYNAWGGKYPPFDLDDAIPQHVANLRRLPLYSPDMILEGGAIDVNGQGDLLTTEACLLNPNRNPNLTRDAIETFLRSYLGVQRVHWLGEGIVGDDTDGHVDDLCRFVAPDTIVTIIEEDPADPNYARLRDNRERLDHLRGAEGRPFRILELPMPGVVEHDGQRLPASYANFYIANAAVIVPTYRHPNDAKAIEILSRCFRDRPVIGLDSMNLIWGLGSFHCISQQEPLPLPPPSAHPPPHSPIASPRVQG; encoded by the coding sequence ATGCCCGCGGAATGGTCGCCCCACCGCTCCACCTGGTTGACTTGGCCCCGCCCGGCCGGGATCAGCTTCCCGGGACGCTACGACGAGGTGCCGCCCGTCTACGCCAAATTCATCCGTGAATTGACCCACGGCGAAGACGTCAACATCAACGTCTGGGACGCCACCATGGCTCAAGACGCCGCCTCGCGCCTCCTCCGCCTTGGCGCGGCGATCGACCGGGTCCACTTCCACACCTTCCCATCGTACGAACCCTGGTGCCGCGACCACGGTCCGATCTTTCTCAACCGCATCCCATCCTCGCCGGATACATCGCCCGAAAACCAAGCCATCGTCGATTGGCGCTACAACGCCTGGGGCGGTAAGTACCCTCCCTTCGATCTGGACGACGCCATTCCTCAGCACGTCGCCAACCTGCGCCGCCTTCCCCTCTACAGCCCGGACATGATTCTCGAAGGCGGCGCGATCGATGTGAACGGACAAGGCGATTTGCTCACCACCGAAGCCTGCCTCCTCAACCCCAATCGCAATCCCAACCTCACTCGGGACGCCATCGAGACCTTCCTGCGCTCCTACCTGGGCGTGCAGCGCGTCCATTGGCTCGGCGAAGGCATCGTCGGGGACGACACCGACGGCCACGTGGACGATCTTTGCCGGTTCGTCGCGCCGGACACCATCGTCACCATCATCGAGGAAGATCCCGCCGACCCAAATTATGCACGGTTGCGGGACAATCGCGAGCGGCTTGATCATCTCCGCGGAGCCGAAGGACGTCCCTTCCGCATTCTCGAACTGCCCATGCCTGGCGTGGTGGAACACGACGGGCAGCGGCTTCCCGCCAGTTACGCCAATTTCTACATCGCCAACGCGGCCGTCATCGTCCCGACTTACCGCCATCCCAATGACGCCAAGGCGATCGAAATCTTAAGCCGCTGTTTTCGCGACCGGCCTGTCATCGGACTGGACTCCATGAATCTCATCTGGGGCCTCGGTTCCTTCCACTGCATCAGCCAGCAGGAGCCGCTTCCCCTGCCGCCCCCGTCCGCCCACCCACCACCCCATTCCCCGATTGCCAGTCCAAGAGTTCAAGGCTAG